The window GGTCGTCGGGAAGCTCGGCCGCGACTTCGAGCATGCGCTCCGCGGGCAGGTCGAGGATCGTGTTCGCGAGGTCAGCCGGCTTCAGATCGGTGAAGCTGGCGACGAGGTGCTCGGCGGACTGCGCCTCCGTGGAGATCGTCTCCCGCAGCTCGCGCCACGTCGCGAACGCCGTCGGTCCCTTCGCGAAGAGGGAGCCGGAGGACTTCGGCCGTCGCACGAAGTACTGGCTGACGTTCCAGTCTCCCGGTCGCCGCTCATCGATAGCGACGTCCTCGATCGTCGCCTCGCCGGAGCCGTCGACGAATTCGACCTTGCGGCCGAGGATCTCGGCGATGACGCGGATCTCTCCACCGCGCTGCTCGAAACGGCGCAGGTTGATCAGTCCGGTCGTGATGACCTGCCCGGGCGCGATCGAGGTGACTCGGCCGATCGGCACGAACACCCGACGCTTGCCGGGAATCTCGACGATGAGTCCGACGACGCGAGGCGGGTCGTTCGTGCGGTTCACCACGAGCACGTCACGGACCTTCCCGACCCGGTCACCGGCCGGGTCGAAGACGGTGCAGCCCGCGAGGCGGGCGACGAAGACTCTGGTGGAACTCACACCACTAACTTAGACTGCCGCGCGCACGTTTCGGGACCCTCGCCGACAGCGCACAGGCGAGCGTGGAACAATGAACGTGTGAGCTACCAACAGTCCTCCGGTCGTGGGCGAATGTCGCTTCAGGGCATTCCCCGTGGTGAGACCGTGGCGTCGTACGAGACATATCCCGAAGCCCAGCGCGCCGTGGACAAGCTCGCCGCCGCGGAGTTCCCCGTGAAGAAGGTCACGATCATCGGGAACGGGCTCACGAGCGTCGAGCGGATCACGGGCAAGCTCAGCTACGGGCGCGCCGCGGCGTCCGGCGCGGTGAGCGGAGCGTGGCTCGGTCTCTTCTTCGGCCTGCTGCTGATTCTGATCAACCCGACCGCCGACATGGTCTTCATGGGCGCCGCGATCCTCATCGGCGCCGCCTTCGGCATGGTGTTCACGATGTTCAACTACGCCATCAATCGCAAGCGCCGTGACTTCAGCTCGATCGCCCAGATCGTGGCGAGCTCCTACGCCGTGATGGTCGAGCCGGATCTCGCCAACAAGGCCCGAAACGTACTCGGCGTGGAGCCGCCCGCCGCGCTCTAGCGCGTCGACTGCCGTGCGATCCACGCCTCCACGTCGTCCGCTGTGCGGGGAATATCGGCGGAGAGGTTCACGGCGCCGTCGTCGGTGACGAGGATGTCGTCCTCGATGCGCACGCCGATGCCGCGCAGTTCTTCGGGCACGGTGAGGTCGTCGGGCTGGAAGTAGAGACCGGGCTCGATCGTGAACACCATCCCCGCCTTCACCTCGCCGTCGTGGTACATGTCGCGGCGCGCTTGCGCGCAGTCGTGCACATCGAGCCCCAGATGATGGCTCGTGCCGTGCACCATGTAGCGCCGATGGTACTGGTTCTCGGGCTTGAGCGATTCCTCGGCGGTCCCGGGAAGGATGCCCCATTCCGCGGTGCGCTCGGCGATGACGCGCATCGCCTCTGCGTGCACGTCACGGAAGATGATTCCCGGGCGCACGATCGCGAATGCGGCGTCCGCCGCCTCGCGCACGGCCTCGTACACGCGGCGCTGCACGTCAGTGAAGCGACCGCTCACGGGCAGGGTGCGGGTGATGTCCGCCGTGTACAGGCTGTCGAGCTCGACGCCCGCATCCATAAGCATGAGCTGGCCCGGACGGACGGGACCGTCATTGCGGGTCCAGTGCAGGATGCACGCGTGGGCTCCCGCCGCGGCAATGGTGTCGTAGCCGACCGCATTCCCGTCGAGGCGGGCACGCGTGTAGAAGACGCCCTCGACGGCGCGCTCGCCGCGCGGCTCCTCGATGATGCGGGGGAAGTCGGCGATGACGTCGTCGAATCCGCGCGCCGTCGCGGCGACGGCGGAGCGAAGCTGAGCGATCTCGTAGTCGTCCTTCACGAGTCGGAGCTCTGAGACGAAGGTCGTGAGCTCCGCGTCATCGGGCACGCGCACGTCGTCGTCGCCCGCGTGGAACTCCTCGAGGTGGGCAGTGGCGATGTCGAGGTCGGCCGCGACTTGAGCGAGAGAGGGACGCGCGCCGATCCAGAACTCACCGATAGCGGGATTCGCATAGAACTCGCTAGACGTGCGGTCGGCGCGCTCACGGAAGTAGAGGGTGACATCGTGCCCGTCAGCCGTTGGCTCGAACACGAGCAGCGAGTCGGGCTCCGCGTCCGAGCCCCACCCGGTGAGGTGAGAGAACGCCGAGTGCGCGCGGAACGGATAGTCGCAGTCATTCGAACGAACCTGCAGCGATCCGGCCGGAATCACCAGCCGCTTTCCCGCGAACGCGGCAGAGACCGCGTCGCGACGGCGTCGAGCATAGCCGGCGGACTCGCGCGCGGCAGGCAGCTCGTCGGCCCTGCCCGCCCACTGCGAGCCGATGTACTCCTGGAAAGTGGAACTCGACGGCGTCGTCGAACGGTTGCTCGTCCCGGGCACGTCCTTGTCGACGGGCGTGGTCGTGACATCTGTGGCTGGCGTTTCCATGCCTCTATTGTTCCACCGTCCGCTGGCAGGCGGCTCAGCGTCAAGCCGGACGAGCGGCCCTGTCACTCGGACGGCGGGTGGGTTGCGGAGTCTGGGCGCTCAAATATCGAGGACGCCATCGTGAGCCAGCTCCGGCGACGGCAGACGGCCCGTGGACAGGTCCTCCATCAGATGGATGGACGCATAAAGCGCGGGGGATACCCGTCCTGCGTCGTCGAAGACCCGAATCGTCCGTCGAAGCCGACCCTGAACATAGTGGGGATGCCGAAAACTCACTTCTACGCGTGTGAACGGCCAGGTGCCTTCGACATCGACAGACGGATCACTGAGGCCGTGCGACAGCGGGGAGGTTCTGCCATCCTCCCCGCGCCAATAGTTCGCCAGGTGAGCGAATTCGCTCCGCACCGCCGCTACGGCTGACTCGCAATCTGCCTCGGTGATCTCGACACGATTCCACCGGAGACCGGGATCGTTCGGCTCGTTGTCGACGTCTCGAACTCCGATCACGTCGATGACGTCCCTCAGTTCGTCCTCGCTGAACGGTTGGGCGCCATCACCTGTCGTGCGCGGCACGTCGTCGGCCGGCAGGGCGACCTGTAGCAGCTCGTGGGCGAACGATGTTCCGCCCCATGTTCGGACGGGTTCGGGCGCGGCTGCGTAGAGCAGCAGCATGGGTCGTTCGCCATCATCGACGGCGAACGCCGCGCGACGATCGGATGAGACACGTCGCTGCACGCTGTCGGGCCCGAGCACCACGAGTTCATCCGTCGATGACCACGCCGACAGATCCCTTGGGTGCGGCGACGGTAACGTGCTCAACCAGAGACCGTGGCGCGTCGCGCCCAGCAGGTGCGAAGCCTGCAGTGCGACGAAACGCGTCAGAGTGCCGTCCCACGCAACATGAATCGCAGCCGGTTCTCCCGGCGGGGTCGCGGGATCCTCTGACTCCATCGGTCTGTACAACACCCACGCACCAGTGGGAGCGCGCAATACGGTCGCCGTCGGCGAACGAAGCCCCACGTCGAGGTCAGGCCACGACACCAGCAGATCAGCATGCCTGAGGCGCCGCACGATCGCGACGGGCTCGCAGTGACTGACGATGATCGCGGTCTCGCCGATCGCCACTTCCCGCCACGTGACCGGTTGCGGATGCATCGGCCAATTCTTCCAGACTGCGGCTCCGCCCCGTCAACGGTCCTTGTTATTCGCCCGATCAGGGCCCCCATAGGATGACGGTATGAGTGCCTCCGTTCGCGGTCCTGCCGATCTGCACGCGCATTCCGCGGTGTCGGACGGAACGGAGCAGCCTGCTGAGCTCGTACGCGCGGCGGCGCGAGCGGGACTGGGCACGATCGCGCTCACAGACCACGATTCGACGGCGGGATGGGAGGAGGCCTCCCAGGCAGCACTCGAGGCCGGCATCGCACTGATCCCCGGCATGGAGCTCAGCACCCGGTACGGGCACAAGAGCGTGCATCTTCTCGCCTACCTGTTCGACCCGAGCGATCGTGCGCTCATGGACGAGACGGCGCGCATCAGGGAGTCGCGGTTGACCCGCGCCGAGCGCATCGTCGACAACCTCGCGCGCGACTATCCGCTCAGCTGGGATGACGTTCTCGCCCAGACGCGTGATGGGGCGACCGTTGGTCGTCCCCATATCGCGGACGCGCTCGTGCACTTGGGCATCGTGCCCGACCGCAGCGCTGCGTTCGCCGGCATCCTGCACCCCTCCCGGGGCTATGTGATGCCGCACTACGCGCCGGATCCGCTCACCGCCGTCGCGCTCGTGCGGGCGGCAGGCGGAATCCCGGTCGTCGCGCACCCCGCGACGCGGGGGCGCGCGCACGTGCTCACCGCCGACTATGTGAAGTCGCTGGCCGGTGCGGGCCTGTTCGGCCTCGAGGTGGAGCACCGCGAGAACACGGCAGACGGCAAGCGCCGGCTGCGCGAGCTCGCGGAGCGATTCGACCTCGCCGTGACGGGCTCAAGCGACTACCACGGCGAGGGGAAACCCAACCAGCTCGGCGAGAACACGACGGCCCCCGAGGTGGTCGAGCGCATCATCGCCGAGGCGAGCGGCTGGCAGCCGGTGGTTCCGGAGAACCCGGCCGCGTCGCCCTAGTCGGCGCGCGGCGTCCGGCGGCGGTTGCGGCGGCGCGGAGCGCTGTTGCCGTCACTGTGTCCGGGTCCCTGACCGTCGTGCGTTCCCGTTCCGGGAGCGCTCTCGGGCGAGGTCTTCTCGGCGGCGGGGGAGGAGCCCTGCGGACGCGATGCGCCCCCACGAGTGCGGCGGCGGTTGCGGCTGCGCGTGCGCGGCTGCCCCTCGCTTGTACGGTGCTCGCTCGGCGCGATCTCCGGCTTCGGGGCGACGATGCGGCCCTTCGTTCCGGCGGGAATGTCGAGGTCGGTGAACAGGTGTTCGCTCGAGGAATACGTCTCGACCGGTTCCGGCTGCCCGAACTCGAGGGTGCGGTTGATGAGGGCCCACTTGTGCAGGTCCTCCCAGTCGACGAACGTCACCGCGATTCCGGTCTTTCCCGCGCGACCGGTGCGGCCGGCGCGGTGCAGGTACGTCTCGGGGTCGTCGGGGATCGTGTGGTTGATCACGTGCGTGACGTCGTTGACGTCGATGCCGCGAGCGGCGACATCGGTCGCGATCATGATCTCCTTCTTGCCCGCCTTGAACGCGGACATGGCGCGTTCGCGCTGCTCCTGGTTCAAGTCACCGTGCACGGCGACGGCGGGGAAGCCGCGGTCGCGCAGCTCCTCGAGCAGCTTCGCCGCCGCGCGCTTCGTGCGCATGAAGATGATCGTCTTGCCGCGGCCGTTCGCCTGCAGGATGCGAGAGATGACCTCGTCCTTGTCGAGTGCGTGCGCCCGGTAGATGACGTGCTTGATGTTCGCTTGCGTGAGCCCCTCGTCCGGCGCGCTCGCGCGAATGTGGATGGGGCGCGACATGAAGCGGCGCGCGAGGGCGACGATGGGTCCAGGCATCGTGGCCGAGAACAGCATCGTGTGCCGCACCGCGGGGGCCTTCGAGAACAGCTTCTCGATGTCGCTGAGGAAGCCGAGGTCGAGCATCTTGTCGGCCTCGTCGAGCACCATCTCCTGCACGTGCGAGAGATCGAGGATGCGCTTGTTGATGAGGTCGATGAGCCGGCCGGGCGTGCCGACGACGACTTGGGCTCCGGCCTGCAGCTGATCGATCTGGCCCTCATAGGCCTTGCCGCCGTAGATCATGGCGACCGAGATCTTGCGATTGGATGCCGCGACCTCGATGTCCTCCGCGACCTGCGTCGCGAGCTCACGCGTCGGCACGACGATGAGGGCGCGCACTCCGGGGCCCGGGTCGACGCCGATGCGCTGCAGCAGGGGAAGCCCGAAGCCGAGCGTCTTGCCCGTTCCGGTCTTGGCCTGCCCGATGATGTCCTGCCCCGTGAGCGCGAGCGGAATCGTCTGCTCCTGGATGGGGAAGGGTTCGGTGATGTTCTTCTGTGCGAGGGCGTCGACCATGTCCTGGTCGACCCCGAGATCTGCAAATGTCACGAGGTAATAGCTGCCTGTCAGTGCCTGAAAAATGGTCTACGCCTGTTTCTCACACTGAGGCGTAGTCGCCCGATCCGACGCCGGGCTCCCCACGAGCTTAGCCGACAGTGCATCGCGTAAGCTGGACGCGTGGTTTTTCGGTTCCGACGGCGCGGCACGCTCACTGAGGCTCCTCACCTTCGGGGACGAGGCGAGACGGATGCTGTCCGCGTCGAATTCACCGATCTGAACCCCGACACGAGCACATACCTCGGGCAAGTCGCCTATCTGCAGCTGAGCGTCTTCGAAATGCTGTCCGACCTGGCCGCGCGACTCGACGACCTGGAGGTGTCGCCGCGGGTCGCGTCGGCAGCGGGCGTCGCGCTGCGCAAGTACGAGGCCCTCGCGGAGGAGATCCGGCGAAGGGAGGAGGACCCGGGCATGTCTATGGCGGCGCCGCGCGAGGTCGTGCGCGAATTCCGCACGGCCACGGCGGGGCACACGCTCGAGGAGCGCGCCCTTGCGGCGTACTTGACCGCCGGGCTCCTCGACGACCTCTTCCTCGGCCTCGCCTCGAGTCTTCCCGCGGACCTCGCTCGGCGCGTGATCGCGATTCTCGCGGCCGATAACGAGCGCGACGTGCTGCGCCAGCACCTCCAAGACCGCATCGCCGCCGAACCGGGGATCGCGGCGATGCTCGCCCTCTGGGGGCGGCGGCTCGTCGGCGACACGCTCCTGCTCGCGCACCGGGTCGTGCCAAGTGAGAACGGCGAGAGCGACGAGCGCATCGAGCCGGCCTTCACCGAGCTCATCGCCGCCCACACACGGCGGATGGACTCACTCGGCCTCACGGCCTGAGCTTCGCGGCTACGACGCGTGATCGGCCGGCGGCCACTCGACCAGGTCAGCCTCCCAGCTGTCAGGCAGTCCAACCCGCCGCACGGCGCGATTGGCAGCGAACATCACGAAGCCGATGAGCATCATTGCGGCGAACACGGCGACTGACCACCCCAGGCCGACGATGCTGAGAAAGACGCCGCCGAGCAGCGGCGCCAGTGGCGCCACGGCAATCGACGACAGCGACAGCACTGAATTCATCCGCGCCTGCATGTTCTGCGGCGTGATCGCGCTCATATAGCCGAGCAGGCCCGCGTTCGCCGGCGCGATGAAAAGCGACATCGCGAAGGCCAAAAGCACGAACTGGGCGTACTCGTTCGAGAGTGCGAGCCCGAAGCAGCCCAGCACAGAGGGAGCCAGGCAGACGATCGCGAGCGGGCCACTCGGGAACCGTTTGACCAGAGAAGGCGCGACGATCGAGCCGATCAGCATGGCGACCCCGGCAGCCACATCGACAAGAGCGATCAGCAGCGGAGCCGTGTGGATCGCCACCAAATGCAGGTTGATCGAAACGAAGGTGCCGCCGAACGCAAGGTTGAGGAGCGCGACCACGCCGATGGCGGTGCGGATGATCGGCACTGCCGTCACGAATCGGAATCCGTCGACGAGGGAGGCGACCGCTCCCACTCGGCGCTCGTGCGAACGGCGGTCGTTCAACGGAACCCGCACAAGCAGAGTCGTCACGCCCGCCAGCAGGTAGCCGATGGCGCTGCCCAGGAACGGAAGTGCGCGGGAGAGGCCGTACAGCAGGCCGCCGAGCGGGCCGGAGACGAGACTCGCGACTGCTCCGCGGCCCTGCATCGCCGCCATTGCGGTGCCCAGCTGTTCGGACGACACCACGTAGCGAATGCCTGCGCTTTCCGTCGGTGCGTAGAACGCCGACACAGCCGCGGCGACAAGGAGCCCCGCGGCCAGCTCTGCCGCCGTGAGCATGCCAGTGGCCTCAGCAAGCCAGAGGCTCAGCCAGACGATCAAACCGATCGCTGAGCAGGTGAGCAGCAGTCGACGGCGGTCCACGCGATCGGCGACGACTCCGGCGGGCAGGATGGCTAGGAGCAATCCCGCCTCGCTGATCGCCCCGATGATGCCCGACCCGAGGACGGACCCTGTTATTCCGAATGCGATCAGGGGAACGGCGAAGACCGCCGTCCCATTGCCGACGAGCTGGCTTGTCTTGCCGGTCATCAGCAACAGGTAGGGCGCGTTTCGCCACAGGCTCGATGCGGCGTCGCTGTGGCCCGCAAGAGAAGGATTGACCGTATTCATGGTGATCGCAAGCATAAAAGCGCAACAACTATTGCGCAATAACAATTGCGCAATAAAGATTGCTTATTTGGGTAGACTTCCGGTGTGAACGAACAGCCGTACGCCGTGACGGACCCGGCGACGCTGAGGGCGCTCGCGCATCCGCTTCGCCAGCGAATCATGTGGGAACTGGCCGCCCGCGACTACTTGCGCGCCACCGACCTCGCCAAGATCTGCGGTGAACCAGCGAATTCCGTGAGCTTCCACTTGCGCAGCCTCGCGAGAGCCGGATTGATCGAGGAGAAGCCGGAGCAGGCGCGCGACAGCAGAGATCGGGTGTGGGGGATGACGCACCCGGAGGGCGTGCACTTTCCCCAGGCGGATATCGCGACCAATGCGCTCCTCGCCGAGCGACTGGATTGGGTGAAAGGCCTCCTGGACGAGACCCTGCCGCGGGACCCTCACGCTGCGCGCACTCAGTACCTGGGCGCCGCGGTCCTCACCCGGGACGAGGCGCTGACGATGGCGGAGGAGGTGATGGCCGTGTTCGAGAAGTGGCGCGAGCGGGGGTCGAAGGCGGCCATCGAGCACCCGCACGACCCCGACAGAGTTCTTCACTTCACGGCCGCATTCGTGGGCAACCCCCGCGTCTGCGAGCAGCCGTCACCCGTTCAGGAGGTGCACGACCTCGGCTCATCCGTTGCCGACGATCCCGCGTGACGCTGCGTCGTTCCGCGTTGCAGACCGTCACGAGCTGTCGTCTAGCTCCCGCTCCGGAGCCTCAGCCGTTCACCGTGACGCCTGGCGGGCGGAAACGATGCCGCCACGCGGCCGAATGCGAGCGCTTGTCGGCCTCTCGGCCTGAGCGCGTCAGGCGCCGAGCGCGCGGAGCGTCGCGGCATCCGCCTTGTTACGGCTCGAGCCGAGCACGAGGTCGACGGCGACGCACACGATGGCGGTAACCGCGAGAGTGACGACCCAGATCCAGCCGCCGTCCCACGCCCAGCCGAGCCAGGTCAGGGCGAGCCACACGATCGCGGAGACGATGCCGCCGAGCGCGGGAATCAGCATGCTGCCGTGCTGCGCCCGCCAGGGCAGAGCGTAGCGCGCGGCGAGACCGACGCATACGCCGAACAGCATGATGAAGAGCAGCTCCATGCGCTGAACCTATGCGACGAAGCCGACGCGGCGGGACTCTTCGTTTCCGAGCTCGACGTACGCGACGCCCTCCGTCGGCACGAGGAAGATGTTGCCCTTGTCGTCGGAGAGCTCGAAGAACGGGTCCTTGGCGGAGAGCGCATCGCCGATGATCTTCTTGACCTCGTCGATCTTCGAGTCGGTCGAGAGGTTGATCTCACGGGGGCTGTTGGTGATGCCGATGCGGATGTCCACGAATGTCCCTTTCGCTCTGATACAGCAACACTACGGCACCCCTGCGGCGCCCGGCGAACGCGCCGTGCCGCCCAGAGCGAACACCGATCCGCCGAGGCGCGAGCAGCAGGTCACAGCGCGTCGAGCAGAGCGGCGAGGGGACGGTGGCGAGGCCGGCGGCATCACAAGGGGCTGGGGAGAGTACGCCTTCCGTCGTCCCTTCCGCGGGACGCATCTCGCGGTGCCGTTCGCCGCGGGCACGTGCCGCCGCGACGGCGTGCGCGACGGGCGATGTCAGCCGCCGCCGCTAGCGTGGAATTGTGACTTCCACCGCCTTCGTTCAGCAGCAGCACTCAGCGCGATGGACGGATGCCGCTGAGCTCGATCCCGCACAGGCGACGGTGCTCGAGCGCCCCTCCGGGGAGAGCTGCGCCGTGTTCGGCGCTCCCGGCTCGGGGAAGACGACAACGCTCGTCGAGCTCCTCGCCGAGCGAATATCGAACCGGGGCTATGCGACGCGCGAGGTTCTCGCGATCGTCCCCTCACGCCTCGGCGCGACGAAGCTTCGCGACCGGCTCGCCCTTCGAGTGGGCGTGCCGACCGACGGCCCGCTCGCGCGCACGGCGAACAGCGTCGCATTCCACATCGTGCAGCAGGCCGCGGCCGTGCGCAGCGGGGAGCCACCGCGACTGCTCACGGGCGCCGAGCAGGACCGGGTGATCGCGGAACTGCTCGAGGGGCACCTCGAAGACGGGTCGGGGCCGAACTGGCCCGACACTCTCGGCCCTGACGTGCGGGAGCTTCAGGGATTCCGCACCGAGTTCCGCGAGCTCATGATGCGCTGCGTCGAATCGGGCGTGTCCACCGCAACGCTCCGGCGCCTCGGCGACGAGCACGACCGCCCCGAGTGGCGAGCGGCCGCCGCGCTCATCGACGAGTACGGCGAAGTGCTCGACCACTTCGCCGCCTCCTACCGCGACTCTTCCGAACTGCTTGCCGAGGCGGTGCGCGTCGTCACCGATGGCACCTACCAGACGGGCTTGCGCCTCGTCGCCGTCGACGACGTGCAGGAGTTCGGCCCCGGACTGTTCCGGCTGCTGCGCGCGCTCGCCGAGCGCGGCGTCGAGATCGCCGTGTTCGGCGACGCCGACGTCGCGGTATCGACGTTCCGCGGCTCGGACCTCGGCGCTCTCGGCTCCCTCAGCGATCGTCTCGGCGTTCCCGTTCGGCAGCTGACCCTTGACCGTGTCCACCGGGGCGGTCCCGGCATCCGATCTATCGTGCGCGAAGTGACCGATCGCGTGGGAGCGGCAGCGAGCGTCGCGCACCGTGCCGCCGCCGCGGCCAGCGACCTCGACGAGAGCGATGTGCCGCCCGTCGTGCGCATCGAGGCCTCGTCGCCTGCCGCCGAGTATCGGCAGATCGCGCGCGTGCTGCGCGAGCACCATCTCTTCCGCGACATTCCCTGGTCACGCATGGCCGTCGTCGTGCGTTCGGGCGCACTCGTGCCCGCAGTGTCGAAGGCGCTCGCGCTCGCGGAAGTTCCCACGAGCACCCCCGTCGGAGCGACGAGCATTCGCGACGCGTACGCCTCGCGACAGCTCATCGATGCAGCCGCGATCGCGACCGGGTACACCGCGATGACCTCCGAACTCATCGAGTCGCTCGCGACCGGGCCGCTGTGCGGTCTCGACACCGTCGCGCTCCGGCGGCTGAAGCGCGCGCTGCGGCACGAGGACATCGCCGGCGGGGGAACGTCGACTCCCGCGCAGCTTCTCGTCGATGCCTTCGGGCACCCCAACGGCTTCGCGAGCATCGACTCGGCCGCGGCGCGCCGCGCCGGCCGCTTCGCGAGAACGCTCGACGCCGCGGCGGCTCTCGCCTCGGCGGGCGGCAGCATCGAAGAGGTGCTGTGGGAGATCTGGTCGGCAAGCTCGCTCGCCGACACGTGGGGCAGCCAGGCGCTCGGCACCGGTCTCGCGGCAGAGGAAGCCAACCGGCACCTCGACGCGGTGATGGCGCTGTTCACCGCGGCGAAGCGGTACGTCGAGCGGGATCCCGCCAACGCGGCGAGCGGGTTCCTCAACGAGGTGTTCGCCGCCGAGGTCGCGGAGGACTCGCTCACTCCGCAGGCGGCCGCCGACGCCGTGTGGGTGGGGACGCCGAACTCGGTGATCGGCACCGAAGTGGACATCGTCGTCGCCGCGCACCTACAGGACGGCGCATGGCCGAATCCCCAGCTGCGCGGCTCTCTGCTCTACCCGCAGCAGTTCAGCACTGTGCTCGCCGGGCTTCCCGTCGCCGACATCGACGCCCGTGCCGAAGTGCTCGGCGACGAGCTGCGCATGTTCGCCCTCACGGTGTCGCGTGCGCGCCGCCAGGTCGTGGTGAGCGCGACCGTGACGGACGACGAGCAGCCATCGGTGTTCCTCCGATTCCGCGGCATCGCGGATGCTCCGCTGAGGAACCCCGCCGAGGGACGCCACGCGTTCACGCTGCGGGGCCTGACCGGGCAGCTGCGGCGTGTGGCGACGCACAGTGCCGACGACCACGAGCGTCGCGACGCCGCATCCGCCCTCTCCCGACTCGCGGAAGCAGGCGTCGCGGGAGCGCACCCTCGCGACTGGTACGGCACGCGTGAGCCGTCGACGCTCGCGCCGCTCGTCGATCTCGACGACGACGAGAGCTTCGTGCACGTGTCCCCGTCGAAGCTCGAGACATTCGAGAAGTCGCCACTCGTGTGGTTCGTCGACACGATGGCCGCGGCGCCGTCCGGCGTCATCGCCGGAATCGGCACGGTCATCCATGCCGCGATGGAGAAGGCCGGCCTGCTGCCGCACGAGGAGCAGACCATCGAACGACTCGGCTCCGCGGCGCTATGGGCCGATGTCGACGCTCGGTGGGGCGAGCTGCAGTTCGATGCCCCGTGGATCGGCGATGCGCAGCGCCGACGCGCCAGGGAACTCGTCGACGCGCTCTCCGACTACCTCATCGACGCGAAGCGGGGAGGCGCCCGCGTGCTGAGCTCCGAGGGTCGTTTCAGCATCGACGCGGGAAAAGTACGGCTGACCGGGTCGATCGATCGCGTCGAACTGCGTGAGGACGGCAGCGTCGTGATCATCGACCTCAAGACGGGGAAGACGATTCCGAGCGACGCGGACATCGTCACTCACGCGCAGCTCGCCGCGTACCAGCTCGCGCTCACACACGGGGCGATTCCGGATGCCGCCGGCAACCCGAACGGAGGGGCCGCGCTGCTGTTCGTCTCGAGCGGAGTGCGCGGCAAACGGTATCGCCTCAAGCAGCAGGAACCGGCAGACGCGGAAACGCTCGACGCGTTCACGAAGCGACTCGCCGAGGTCGGTACCGGCATGGCCGCCGCTGTGTTCCCCGGCGCTGTCGACCTCGACGAACGCGATCCCGCGGCGGGCTTCGCCTACCG of the Paramicrobacterium humi genome contains:
- a CDS encoding UrvD/REP family ATP-dependent DNA helicase, yielding MTSTAFVQQQHSARWTDAAELDPAQATVLERPSGESCAVFGAPGSGKTTTLVELLAERISNRGYATREVLAIVPSRLGATKLRDRLALRVGVPTDGPLARTANSVAFHIVQQAAAVRSGEPPRLLTGAEQDRVIAELLEGHLEDGSGPNWPDTLGPDVRELQGFRTEFRELMMRCVESGVSTATLRRLGDEHDRPEWRAAAALIDEYGEVLDHFAASYRDSSELLAEAVRVVTDGTYQTGLRLVAVDDVQEFGPGLFRLLRALAERGVEIAVFGDADVAVSTFRGSDLGALGSLSDRLGVPVRQLTLDRVHRGGPGIRSIVREVTDRVGAAASVAHRAAAAASDLDESDVPPVVRIEASSPAAEYRQIARVLREHHLFRDIPWSRMAVVVRSGALVPAVSKALALAEVPTSTPVGATSIRDAYASRQLIDAAAIATGYTAMTSELIESLATGPLCGLDTVALRRLKRALRHEDIAGGGTSTPAQLLVDAFGHPNGFASIDSAAARRAGRFARTLDAAAALASAGGSIEEVLWEIWSASSLADTWGSQALGTGLAAEEANRHLDAVMALFTAAKRYVERDPANAASGFLNEVFAAEVAEDSLTPQAAADAVWVGTPNSVIGTEVDIVVAAHLQDGAWPNPQLRGSLLYPQQFSTVLAGLPVADIDARAEVLGDELRMFALTVSRARRQVVVSATVTDDEQPSVFLRFRGIADAPLRNPAEGRHAFTLRGLTGQLRRVATHSADDHERRDAASALSRLAEAGVAGAHPRDWYGTREPSTLAPLVDLDDDESFVHVSPSKLETFEKSPLVWFVDTMAAAPSGVIAGIGTVIHAAMEKAGLLPHEEQTIERLGSAALWADVDARWGELQFDAPWIGDAQRRRARELVDALSDYLIDAKRGGARVLSSEGRFSIDAGKVRLTGSIDRVELREDGSVVIIDLKTGKTIPSDADIVTHAQLAAYQLALTHGAIPDAAGNPNGGAALLFVSSGVRGKRYRLKQQEPADAETLDAFTKRLAEVGTGMAAAVFPGAVDLDERDPAAGFAYRIHLIAAVSA